From the Equus asinus isolate D_3611 breed Donkey chromosome 9, EquAss-T2T_v2, whole genome shotgun sequence genome, the window AGAGGCAAAGGCCAATCAGATAGCATAGACCCCATCAGGATGAATTTCTCCCAGGACACCATGTCTACAGACTGAAAGAGTGGGGCCCCAGCAGTGGCACTGGGGTCCAGAGTCTGTCTGCTTGGCCCTTGGTTGAATCTGGTCTTCCTCTTACCTCCTCCAGGCAGGCGCCTGTGTTCTGGAGTATGCCACCCCCTTGCAGACCCTGTTTGCCATGTCACAGGATGGCCGAGCTGGCTTTAGCCGGGAAGATCGGCTTGCGCAGGCCAAACTCTTCTGCCGGACACTTCAAGACATCCTGGCAGATGCCCCTGAGTGTCAGAACAACTGTCGCCTCATTGTCTACCAGGGTGAGGGGTTGACAAGATGGGGAGCAGGAGAAGTCAGGGATCCCAGGGGTCTCCCAGAGGGTCAGAAGGAGATATGGCAGTACCATACCCTGGGCATTGGTGGTCATTCAAGTGGTCATTCAAGCCCTGTCCCTTCCTCCCCTGGGAGAGGTCCCACCTCCCCACCTTGGGACACCTGATTGCTTTCTGGGGTCTTTGGCTATGGGTCCTGGGTGGAGCGTGAAGAAGTGGGCTCTAGGGGCCCCTCACTTCAACTAGGGATgctagaggaagcagaagagccCCAGGCCAGGAACCAAGAGACCCAGGTTGcagcctcagctctgccactcccttgctgtgtgatcttgggcagctctctgcccctctctgagcaTCATCCCTAAAAGTGAGAGTGGAATTCTGTTAACTCTAAAACCACTTCTAGTTCTAGGATTCCATGAAACTCTAATCCCAATGGCTAGGAGCGGGGAGGCAGTACAGGGAGGTCGGGGAGAGGCAAGGTTGGAGGATCTGCCCAGCAAGTCCTCTGGGTGTGTTGGAGTGGGAATGTGCGAGGGCCTCATCCCACTCCCCCACTTTCCTCACTCCCATTCTAGAACCTGCAGATGGAAGCAGCTTCTCCCTGTCACAGGAGATTCTCCAGCACCTGCggcaggaggaaagggaggtTACTGTGGGCAGCACGGAGACCTCGGTGGTGGCCACTTCCTCCACTCTGTCCCAAGACCCCCAGCTCCTCATCAGTGGCATGGAACAGCCTCTCCCACTCCGCTCGGATGTCTTCTGAGGCCCAGGGTCACCTTGCCTGAGCCCCCAGCGATTCCCAAGACTCTAGATTGGGGGCTTTCTTCAACAACTGGATTCCCAGCAGAATCGTTTCCTCTCACAGGAGGCCTCTCAGAGAAGGTCCCTGGACTTGACATCTCAAGAAGAGCCctacgaccttgggcaagttgtttcacctctctgagcctcagtgtcctcatctatgaaatgggattATAATCACGGCCTAcatacctcacagggttgttgtgaggattatgaTGGCATGGAAGTTTTTTGTAAACTCTAAATGCCAAGTAAACTTAAGGGATGTGCCAAGTGTCTTCCATTGGGCCTTCTGGACCTACTCTccacccttctcctcctctgccctgggatcacatcaacaggctccattgccctctggcttctggatCATGTTCTGTCAACAGAGAACCCtagtggagggaaggaggagggtgagtTTGGGCCGTTTattcccccagctccctccctgtggTATCAAGGTCACTGTGGGCTTTGGGCATCTGTCCACCTAAAGTCACAGCTTGGAGACCCTCTCCATAACTCTGTGTATCTCCAGGTTCTGGTAACTgcttcctccccctgccccttcaGGCCTAGCAGGGGTACTGGCTCCCCTGATGCTCATCATGGAGCTCTCACTCTCACTTGCGGTTTCCTTATACCTGCTCTTTCTAAATAGACCCCTTTTTAAACACGCCTCTGATTATCCATTTCAGTGTGCCATCTTTTTCTGGCCGGACTCTGATTGATGCCAGCAAATGGCATTTATTATCCACATTGTCCAAATCTGCTTGCACAGACATACTTCCTTGCACCCCTCCTTATCCTAGTACAGGGCAGTGGGGTCGTGGGTATTGTTTCAATGTGGACAGAGCCCACTGATCGGGCTGTGGGCATAGACTTGGGCAGCATTCCCCACTCCACCTGCCCTTTTGATGCCCTTGTCACCAGTGGGAGGCTTGGGGAACAGGGAGGGGCCTGATCCAGCATGCAGATGCCATGAGGGGTACACAGCTGTGTCCTTGGCAAGCGGCGGCCCAAAGGAGCAGGGACCATTGAATAAATGCCCTCAGACAAGAGAGCCTGCAAAGGGATAAGATGGGAAGAAGGTTTGTGTGAGGAGATGGACATACTCTGAGGGACCTTGAACAACACAGCCAGCCACCTGCCATATCTTATGCCATTACTGTTAGGAGCTGAGCTGCTCCAACAACACTCTAGTGGCAAAATTGCCCCCATCTGGGAGGGCAGGTGACCCATTTCTACCAGTTCCATCCATTCTACCCAGGACTtgttccctcccttctccctttgtttttatcacaaatgctCGATATGAATTTCTGAGTACAGTATCACTGTGAGAAAGgctccacacacagacacacatttgcCAGAAGGAACTGACTGCCCCCATGGATGACAGAACCAAGCGACTGAGGGGGAAAACAGTCATTTCCTCTCCCCAGCTGTCTAGCTATTCTGCCCCCAAGGCCTGAGGATCCTCCAACATCACACCAGTCACTCTTACATCTAGAAACCAGCCCCAGATCAAGGGCCTACCCAACGTGACCTTTCCCCACACATCCAGCCCCTAACATGGTGCTCAGGTGTGGAGTCTGATGgccccaggttcaaatcctgactccaccacttagtagctgtgcCCACCTAGGTGTCTTGATATCCCCAACggtgaaatggggataacagtggCTTCTCTTCCCAACGTTGTTATGAGGAGCGAATGGTACAATATCTGTAGGTCCACAGATGAGCCTGGTGCCCAGAGCATAGCTGGCCCACAAGAAGGAGCAGCTATTAACATTATAGCTGCCTCTCACCAGTCCCAGAGGAGGCAAGCCAGTCCTCTGCACACATTACAATCTCCACCTctgttcctcttcatcttccgttatttcccagcctccctgacTGTGCTGGGATCTCACTGAGGGCAGGCCCCAGGGTTGATGTGCTGCCCTCGGGTGTTCCCCAGGGTAAAGCACCCAGAGGTCCCTCCCTCCATAAATGCCTGTCTGCATGTTCTTGATTCACGTAAGTGACATTCAGAGGTGTCAGGGAAAGAGGTGCCGTTCCAGAGAGCTACTGTGAGGCTCAGCTCTGCCTTCCTGGCCTCCTGCATCTTCCCACCCTTCATATCCCTCTTCCTGCAggtcctctccccactccttcctgccCCCAGACAAGTTCCATGgagctccttttcctttcctcatcTCCCACCAGCCAGAAGGTTCTGGATCTGGGAAATCTCCTAGGATAAATTCTAGACTAGTTCCAACAGGCTCCCATACACAGAAGATGGGAGGTAATGAAAACCTCCAAatttcccccaccccatcctgggAAGGCAGGGCAGAGTCATGCCCCAAGATAGTGGGAGCCATTTAAAAGCAATTTGGGGAACTATAATTGGTACTCGGGGCTTTGCAAGGGCCTTGGAAGTGTTGACAAGGCCTGGGCCTTGACAGCCAAAGGGATGTGCCCCAACCAGGGAAGGGCAACagatttcccttcctttcctgagTCCCAAGAAGGCAGACCCCTGTGTTCTTCACCTTGGTTCTCCTGCCTGGCTCTCCTAGGACCTGGCAACTGTGTAGGCAGGGCCTCTACGGGGAGCCTCTGACATCCCTGCAGGAGGGTGGGCTTGGTGGTGAAATCTTCCAAGGTGGACTCACTTTGACACCCAAAGAGGAGGCGATtaggagtgggaggagggaggagggactcGGAGAGGGAGGTACAGGGGTCTGGTGGTCCCTGAAAAGAGGGCAGTAGCTTTGCAGGGGTGGCCTTGGGCACTGggaatgctcacagcagcatgTTTCTGGGCAGGGCCCCcaagtttcttttatttctcctgtgcATACAGGGCTTCCTCTAGAAATATTCTGCTGAGAGGGCAGCTCCTGCCGAGTCCACGTGTCCACTTCCAAAGCTCTGAAGCCCAGGCCCCAATATGCTTTTGACCTAATTCTCTGTGCAGTTTCTTGTTCTGAGCCAAGTCAGGCCAACTTTCCAAAGTCTCCTTCCTACAGGTATGTGACTTCATCAGTGCTGAGCCTAGGCCCATCTGGCACAAGGCAGAAGCCAGAGACAGGAGGTCCTGGCCAGGCATCTTCGTGACTGTCTGGAGGGTCCAGCACTCGCCAGTGGATGAGGTAGATGCCACCCTCTGGCTTTGGGACTGATGGTTCTCTGGAGAGAGTGGCATGGCCGTGGTGTAGCCTTGGCCCAAAGTGGACTACCACCACGATACAGACTGCCAGCAGGACAAAGACAGCGACGATGACAGAGAGCAGGGGCAGCCCGTCCCCTCGAGGTGGTTCCCAGGCCCCGCTGAGCACCTTTGGGAGTTGCTTCTGGGGTTCCTGCTCTGCTGAGCTGTTCACAGCTGGAGAAAGCCAGGGATAGTAGCCAGCCTGGGACGGgagtggcagagagagaaggtgacGTGAGCATGTATACatagaaaaataccaaaatagagagagacagacatccaaagagaactgagagagacacacacagggagcctcagagagagagagaggaacagagacaaagaaagagagacagagttaagacatggagagagagagagaatagaaagacagagaaacatagagataaacacacacaaagcaatagagagaataaaagaaaaaagacagatgggagatacagagagaaagaatacaaagagaaaaagagaaagaaaaagagagagaaaaaggaagaaaaagaaagaagtgaaatagatatggagagacagagacagagaaaaacgaAACAGAGATAGGGAGACAAAGTCATTCAGAAAGGGACAAAAAGGAGGCTTCGTTACGGTGTGGAATACAGAGTTTGGCTCCCCAAGTCCTCCCACTACTCTTTCTTTCCAGGTCTCCAGCAAAATTCCTAAATAGATCCTATGTCCTGGGTCAGGAATCTTAGCACACTACAGGCTGCTGTCCCACAtcctgggcagagggcagggaacAGCTGCTTCTTAAAGTCCTGGGAAAAGGGAGTCATTGTGTCCTGCCTCTTAGGTGCTCCCTACTCTCAACTCACATGGAAAGCAGAGGGCGGTACCCTGGgcggagggagagaggaagaagagacatgAACCCGAGAACCTTGGGGTGAGGAAAGAGGGATACCTCATCCCATAATCCcctccgcgccccccccccccccccccgccaggtATCAGGATCAAGTTCAGGGGCCTGGAGAGGAGGGGCTGCCCAGTTGATTCCTGGTTCTGTCCAGGATGGACTAGAGACCTCACGCCAGCTCTTTCACGGTCCCAGCGTTCTTCTGCCAAAAGCTGGAGGTCATGATCCTTACCTCTGTCTGTCTTCACCCTGCTAAGTGTTGAGCAGGGATTGCCATGAAGGTAGCAAACCTCCAAACTGTAAATCCCAGAGCTGGCAAGGTCACCACAGGCTCAAGAAACTTTTTCTCCCTAGCCTCCTCTTCCTCAGCCAGACCATCAGGAGCAGACCCTCTGGGGAGGAGCCTCTCCCCTGATCCTGAGTCCTCAGCCTGGCCCTCCCCATGGGTAGGCAACTGGGGTCCAAGAAAGGCATTCAGGACAAACTCACTCCCTTTAGTTCCTCAGTCACAATGTCCACCCTCTCCCATCCCCAACACGTGTCCCTTCACATTTGGAAAGTCCAATACCCACCCCCACTTGAAAGTCTGAGGCTGTCTggggcccaggtcacacagctcccAGGGCAGCGGGTGGGGAAGCAGCTCTGGAAGTACAGGGGCTAAAAGGGAAGCGCAGGCTGGTGAAAGGCTTGGGGCCCCTGCCGGGAGTCAGACCAGCCTGGCAGGAGGGGGTGAGTCAAGAGAGTCTACCTGGTGCATTGTCTGGGCCGGCGCAAGGCTCCCTCAGGACTGGCGGTCAGCCGGGCAAAGGAGAGCCTgccgccccagcccagcccctacCCGGAGCTGCCACGTCTGTGGGGCTCACGGGGCACACACCCTCTGCACACACAGCCTCATCGCTCTCTCCCGCGCTTTCACTTCCGTGAACATCATCGGGACTATCCTGGCCGGCCCTTAACTCTGATAGAAACTTGATCTTATTCTTGGGCCCCTCCTTTCATGCTCCCTGCCAGCTTTAGGAGCCTGGGTCTACCTGCCCATCCCTCCTCCACCAGATTCCAGACACTTGGCCAGCACCCCCACCACGCCCCGCCCCTACCAGGACCTATCaaccgccaccccccccccccaactgaTCTCTCAAGTTACAgtcctaggatttttttttcaatgcagTATCTCAAACACACTGGAAAGTGTAGACTATTATACACTAAATCTCTCTGGCCCAACCACCAGCTCTGTCCATCTCAATGGTTTGtcacatttatttcaaaaaaattttagaactaaaatatTAGAGATAAAATAAACATCCCACTCCCTgacctctcccctccttctcatCCCAGGGAGAACGACCTTGTTGAATTTGATGTTTATCATTCCCATGcaagaaattcttttctctttgggttttttcttctttggttgtTACAAATATTAATTCCATATATCTCTGCATTTGTCTGAAAGTAACTTTATTTGACAATGTGTGCGCTTTAATGTGTCAAGTCAAAAAGTGCCCACCagtttctcctctctctggagaGTTTATAAAGGATAATTTTTGGTCCTAACTAACTCCATGGGACCAGCCATCCCTGATTCTATGCCTTGCTGTGCACATACTACCCTCCATTCCAGTCTGGAGACTTGGAGACCACCCAGAATTCCCCCCGCCCAGTGGCTTGGTCCCTGGAGGCAAGATGTAGCCTCCTGAGTCCTTGTCTCTCAGCTAAGCTGCTCCACACCCTGACATTCAGGGACCTCACTCAGACCTCCCAGCTTACCTCAAGCCCAGGTCACTAGGCTGCTGAGCTGACCTGCAGAGTGAGTAAGAGCAGTTACTGGCTGACCCCCTCCCAATGTGATCAAAGGCTCTGGTCATCCTCTACCTCCCTCCTTGGTCCGCTTACACTTCAGCCAGAGGAAATCTGAATTCTGCCACAGTCCAGAGCTTTAGCCACTGCTGtttgcctcctgcctcctcaaGACACATGTCCCATTGCTCTCACAGGCACCACCACTGGGGCTCCAGTCCCtgagtccaaaagcccaatttctGATCCTTCTGATGGCaaattcttccctttccctccctcaccAATCCTGGATCTATCTCCTAAAAGGCTTCAGAAAGGATAAGGGGGTGGAACTTCTGGGACCAGACTATTGTCCTAGCCTTATCTCACTTTCCCACCTCCTTGCTCACTGTTGTGAGCTGCCCTTCCCATCATCTAAACCTTAATCATCTTTTATGGCttagttcaaatgtcacctcctccagaaatTTATTCTTCAGCCCACTGTACGGAAGTAGCTTTCTTGCTTTTCCTTAAATCCTATAGCAGTATGTTTCTTACCTCATTCCTGACATTTGTCACACTTTGTCTTATGTTACAGGTGTCTGGgggtggatcctgggcacagacctacacaccgcccaTTTTTCTTCCTAGCCTGTAAACCTCATCAGGGCATTCCCATCTGTGTCTCAGAGTctatcacagtgcctggtactATACAACAGGTGCTGGACAAAAGTTTGCTGAATAGAACTGGAACCTGGAAGAATCTCCCCACCTCCATCCTGTCTTTAGTCCTGGAGGCTTGTAAGCAGGCACCCTTTACCTGTGGGGAAGGCACTTGTGAGTCACTACAAGTGTTCACTGACTCACTCCCTCTGTctttttttagctttttgttgTCATGGAGCCTCTCAGATGGGTTCGGGGGCTAAAATGATCAAGAATCTGCTCttatttcacagagaagaaaatccCTGGCTTTTGAGGTTTGAGCACAGAAACCAAAGACGAAAAGACTCTGGGGTCCTCCCCACCATCACTCCTCCGGGCTGGAGGCCCCTGACTCGGTTCTGTACACTGGGCTCACTTGTCTTTTCTAACTCCCCAGGGAGGTGGAAGAGACCCTGTCAGACTAAGGCAAGCAAGGAGcagcccttcttccctctctctgtccccactgAAGGAAGCCAGGGTTAGAGTCTGCAGAGGGAGCTGAAGGAGAGGGACTCTGGGGACACTCTGAGCAGGCCAGCAGGAAGTTGCCATGATATGAGAGGTCTGAGAGCTGGCTGACTTTCAGGGCTCATCTTCAGCTCAGGGTCACTGGAGGTGAGCCAAGAGCAAGGGTACCCATCTCAACCACACCCCACTTCCAGCCTTCTTATTAGAAGCTATAGGTCTATAATGGGTGTGGGATTTCTTTGTAGGTAacgaaaatgttttaaaattgatcatgctgatggttgcacacatctctgaatatactaaaaactactgaattataccctttgttttattttattttattttggtgaggaagattggccctgagctaacattggtgccaatctttctctattttgtatgcaggatgccaccacagcatggcttgatgagtggtgtgtaggtctgagcccaggatctgaacccgcaaaccctgggctgctgaagcagagcatgtgaacttaaccactatatcaccaggctggcccctgaattataccctttaaatgggtaaattttgtAGtatgtgtcttagtctgttcaggctgctataccAAAATACCATAAATGAGGCGTCttataaactacagaaatttctttctcacagttctgaaggctgagaagtccaagatcaagacacgAGCAGATTTGGTATctgtgagagcccacttcctggttcagagatagtgccttcttgctgtatcctcacatggcagaaggagcaagctagctctctggggtctctcttataaggccactaatcccaATCATGAAGGCTCTACCCTcctgatctaatcacctcccaaagacctcaCCTCCTAAAACCATCACCTTGGGAGTTAAGATTTCAACTTACGAACTTTGAGGGGACATAAGCCTTCAACCTATAGccgtatgtgaattgtatctcaataaagctgttaaaaaaccCACAGTGAAAAACTACCCACTTATTAGAAtggataaaacaacaacaataactaCAACAACAATGTAATAGTCCTGTAGCTGTTCACGGCAGTatcagtcttaaaaggaaaaactggaagCAGCTTAAATATTCAAACAGAAAGATGGTTAAATAGACCACAGAATAGT encodes:
- the SMIM33 gene encoding small integral membrane protein 33, producing the protein MHQAGYYPWLSPAVNSSAEQEPQKQLPKVLSGAWEPPRGDGLPLLSVIVAVFVLLAVCIVVVVHFGPRLHHGHATLSREPSVPKPEGGIYLIHWRVLDPPDSHEDAWPGPPVSGFCLVPDGPRLSTDEVTYL